TTAAAAAAAGAACTGTAGTTGTAGTCGCTTGCGTGCAtacacatcaccaccacacgcagCGGATCAGCAGGACCGGCAGAATGCTGCTATGTGTGCCACTCGATGGATTCTACGTTGTGTGTGCCGTGACTGGAAGAGTCAAAGGACCTACGGCATGTCGTCCTCTGAGCGGAATACACAACACAAATCCATTGGCTCtgctccattttccatcctgCCGGCCCTGCAACCGACGTTGTGTGGTGGTTCTGTGACGTCCCGCTTCTGGGAGCGGGAAATAGGCTCACTCCTAGCAAGCCATGCCGCCGACTCGCGAGTGTTTAGTTGCGCGTGTGTTGAGGAGTTGGGTTTTCGTTTCTCCTCCTGCCCTGCGGCTGTGCTTGTTTTGACGGCATTAATGAAATGTATATCTCACATGTCTTGGGCTGGTTTGTGCCGCATTACCGGCCGCTCCAGTACCCACCGAACTGGAGGTGGGTGTGCCACCACTGGATGCGTTCGCACCAGGCCCACCGCCGGCctggccagcaccagcaccaccactactactgccaaTCAGCGTAGTCGagtagttgttgctgttcgccTGCCCCGTTTGATGCTGCGAGTGGATGTGATGTggctgttggtgatgatggtgctgctgttgctgttgctgctgatggagctggtgctgttgctgcgtcgGAATCAGCACGTAGCCGGTGAGCGTCACATCGGCGGTACCACCCGATTCGAGCGGTATCGGGTGCTGACGGAAGTGCTCGAGCATCTCGGTGATGGAGGGAAACCAAAGATGCTGCACTCGACACTGACCGAGATCGTTCAGCGTCATGCGCAGGTGTTTCGCCTTGCCCTGGAAGTTGAACGTCAGCACGAACTCGCCCTTGCGCGTTTCGCTCTGGCGCACGAGGAACACGCCGTGACTAGAGGTACCGTCGCGCAGGACCAGCTGGGCAGCATCGGAGCGCGGTAACGTCCCATGGAACCACGGGTACTCGCGCATCATCGATGTCAGATCGGTGTCGATCTCTTGCGCCTGCTCCAGGTCGTTCTCCGTTAGCTCGAAGTTGCTGGACGACGATATCCGATCGTCGGGACGGCGCGGAGGCAGCTCTGGTGCATTGACCCCGCCCGGATGGGCTGTTGTGCCAGTGACGGAAACTCCCATCGTTGTTCCGGTGCCCGTGCCCGtacctgctcctgctcctcctcctgtgccCGTACCTGTTACATTACTCGTCACCGTTGATGCGGGTGCCCCGGTTCCAGTTACTGTTCCTgcgcctactgctgctcctcccccaccgccaccaccttgCACGGTAGCTGATTGGTTCAGGCTGAGGTTGTTCAGGTCCGTCGCCAGCCCGCCACTAGTCAGTGCCAGCGATGGGCCGCCAGCACCGTGCGAAAGTGAGGAACTGAGACTTGAGTTCAAATCCGTCTGGGCACCGGGAGGTAGCTGCGAGGTGGGTGTGCTACGCATACAGTAGCGTATCGTGGCCAACCAGCTGCGCATATCGTCCGTATCGCGCGCCTCTATCACGTACTCCATGCTGTTGTCCGCCTTCAGCACGAATGTGTTCTCGTGATCCGGCATCTCCAGGGCCGTCGTTTCTCGCGCTTCCGTTATCAGAAAACAGAAGACACCACTCCGGGGCTACACGCAGAAAGCAAAGGataacagaaacagaaaatgaaaatcccaTCGGACAAAAACGGACGCGTACATGAAGCAAGGGTATCAGTACATACTTTCTGCGACTTTGGAGGTGAATAGAACTCAAGCATGTAGCCACCAACCGTTTTGACGAGCACCAGTTTGCACTTCTCCCATTTCTGCGAGCCAGACGGTTGGTCGAGATTCTCCGGCGACAGATAGTTCACCGTGCCCTCCTTTCGGCATTCGACCACTATTTTCGCCAGCTTCGTTTTACTGGCACGCCGATCCGAAAGCTCCACTTCATCCGAATGTTGTTTGTGGAAAAATGCCTAAAAGTTGTGGGAGATCGATTAACACTCGGAACACCGAAGCAAGGGTGCTGTAGCATACGCCGTGCTTACATGAATTACTTTGCCCTTTCGCAGTCCCTTGAACGAGAGCCGACGGAAGAACGgtttgtggttggtttttggcgaatCGGTATCCTCCGAATAGTCACTCTCCTCCGGTAGCGTGGCGGAACCATTTCCAGTCTGAAgtagatgaaaagaaaataaacacaaaatgaGTTCAGCTGTAAGATTGAGTTTTACaacaaaagcaagaaaagTCGTTTTACAATTTGACCGCCTGTTGCATGTATATCCCTTGTTCCTATTTGCGTAACAATCCATGAGTGTCCATGCTGCTAGTTTATGCACCTAATACTATGTAAGCTTATCGAGTGTGTTGTTGACCTAATTGATTTAAATTCTTTTTCCAAAGTCAAGTGTGACCTACAATGCAGTGTGTCGTTCAAGGGTGGATGGGTTTCAGCTCTCCACAGCATCGATCGCAAGCGACGCAGCGCTCAATTGCCCCGGACCGTCGGTCGGCGCAGTAGCCCGATCCTAGACACGTTCATTCAGTCGACCGGAAAGCAATCCGGACTGATAACAGACCATAAACAAACCATGAACACCACGagaatgcgcgcgcgcgcactcgcccGTCCAAACTGCCCGTGAACAACAATAAAGTAATCAGCCTCAATTTATTTCATCTATTCGCACCGAAGCATCGACCCACAACCGCGCCAGCCATGTATGCCGTAACTGCCTTTTGGATGCGATAGATGCGGACACGGCGGTGCGGCCATCATCCCCGGGGGATCGCGCTTGGTGATaaatggttgaaaaatggTGTGGAGGAAATCCAAACCGACCGCCCTGCTCTAACCATTTTGGGGGTTTTCGATCATGTTCGATCCACCATTTTACTCGATTGTTGTCCTTGGAGTGGTACCACGATGCTCACCGATATCTCTGCGAATGGCCATGACAACCATCAAACAGAGCCTAGCACGAGTTTGATCGTAGTTACCTACCGATTGCAAGTGTTCTCGATGATTTTTCGACccatttgcatttaattttaattttaattttttcaaataaaatttaaaaaaaacctcgaaactGTACCTATAATTTAATTGGATAGCATAAATGTTAGCATTCAATTATTTGAATGAGCAATTCGGGTTTTGCTTGAACGAActtgttggttttaatttttttcttctttcactgaTCTGAATCAACTGCTACTTCGATTCGTCATTTTTCTTTAGAATAATGGATAGAGTCCTACACAAGATCGTTTGTAGGAAGTATGTGATTTTGTTGGTTGAACGATATAtttaacaaataaaataaagcaaatTATATTcaggtagtttttttttaattaatgaatAACGTGTGTTCAACACTAATCCTGGATAATTACTCTGCGGCCTTACAAACCAGAATTTGTATTGATGACGGTAAAGTAACCTGATCAGCCAACTGTAATCAGACAAGTCTTCGTTACACTTTATCGTtaatattaaaatgaaattgggTTACATGTCCTTTTCAAACTGATACACAAAAGAGACTTGTCAGAATCCAGCGAATGGTACAAGAAAATTAATCAACCAAGCCATCTAGCCAAGCCGTATCCTTATCATTGAAGCCTCAAACCAAAACCTCCTGCCTTAAAGGTTACTCAAACGAAACCAGCGGAAGCGATCATCGCAAACAAGGTGCGTTATGTGTCCTTTCCCCGGAATGGTCCATATGGCTCCCACGAGAGACTGTTGGATTCCTCCGTGCTGCTACCAGTTTCCGGCGGCGCCGTAAACTACCGACTACATTCCTTCACGGCACAATCGTTACCATCGTCACACAGCCGCTAAACGCGCGCCCGTCGATCGGCGACCGCTTGATGGTGCTTGTAGCTGACAGGTTCCAGTACCGGTCACCGTTTTGCATGCGCTTAGCCATTCAGCGTCATCACGCCGCCATCACGCGCCGCAGACACGCGAAGTTCATTACCATTCCCAGCGACGAATCGTGGTTTCGAGATGGACGAATGGGTCCACAgtaaacagcaacaacaacaacaaccacaaccccTTCTCCTTTCACAGCCGGACAGCTCAGCAGTCCTAGGAGAGGGTTGagtggtggcggctgcggcggcggaggcggcgaacatttatgaatgaaaatggtGCCACCCTCACGGTCGCTCCATTCAAAACCGTCTACCGTatggacaacaacagcagacacAAGGCTAACACCAGCTCGGTGGACAACACGCCTCGACCGGGGTTTCAATCAATTCGACATGCCATCACGCTGCCCCGCCCAGGTATGGTTCGGTGATCCTAATGACACCCAAATTCCAGCCCAACTTCACCTGCAATGCCATATTCTCGGGATCATGATTTGCGAGCGTATTTCAAACTAATCTTCAAAGCAAATAGCACCTCTGCTGTGCTTTCGAAGGGTTCAATTAGGTAAATTTCAGTCCCTTATCTCTAGTGTAGCTTATACTAAGCACCGCCCCAACATTCAATCATTTCTGGGGACTTCAATGATGCCTTTTGCTGTAAGGTGGACTCCAAAGAAGAAAGTAATGCGTAGGCACATCAGAGCCGTGGGATCGCGTTTTCGTTCTCGCCAACGGACGAGCTGCTCTCTGTGAA
The sequence above is a segment of the Anopheles darlingi chromosome 2, idAnoDarlMG_H_01, whole genome shotgun sequence genome. Coding sequences within it:
- the LOC125959852 gene encoding SH2B adapter protein 1 isoform X1 gives rise to the protein MANLTDGGDQSFSTVTTVQQQQQQQQQQLQHQTSAGAAGAGEGEVGAGLMAATTPPTSPITGATNTAMSTSISGTPLSGTGNTGTGTPASTTSMTPTTAGTWTEFCERHARAASADFARACVNYVTSNLPEVARHTISHRDFMRRFVQCFEEHFEHDFHRRRTQSKTGNGSATLPEESDYSEDTDSPKTNHKPFFRRLSFKGLRKGKVIHAFFHKQHSDEVELSDRRASKTKLAKIVVECRKEGTVNYLSPENLDQPSGSQKWEKCKLVLVKTVGGYMLEFYSPPKSQKPRSGVFCFLITEARETTALEMPDHENTFVLKADNSMEYVIEARDTDDMRSWLATIRYCMRSTPTSQLPPGAQTDLNSSLSSSLSHGAGGPSLALTSGGLATDLNNLSLNQSATVQGGGGGGGAAVGAGTVTGTGAPASTVTSNVTGTGTGGGAGAGTGTGTGTTMGVSVTGTTAHPGGVNAPELPPRRPDDRISSSSNFELTENDLEQAQEIDTDLTSMMREYPWFHGTLPRSDAAQLVLRDGTSSHGVFLVRQSETRKGEFVLTFNFQGKAKHLRMTLNDLGQCRVQHLWFPSITEMLEHFRQHPIPLESGGTADVTLTGYVLIPTQQQHQLHQQQQQQQHHHHQQPHHIHSQHQTGQANSNNYSTTLIGSSSGGAGAGQAGGGPGANASSGGTPTSSSVGTGAAGNAAQTSPRHPAQAITLNGSVRIKTCDLELSQQTIPVHDSMNVHHQLHHSQHHHHQQQQQQHHYLQHHHQQQPQQQQQQTTTGGPGQGTTVGGGGGAGSSQQTGVTGEDGQRAVDNQYSYV
- the LOC125959852 gene encoding SH2B adapter protein 1 isoform X2; protein product: MANLTDGGDQSFSTVTTVQQQQQQQQQQLQHQTSAGAAGAGEGEVGAGLMAATTPPTSPITGATNTAMSTSISGTPLSGTGNTGTGTPASTTSMTPTTAGTWTEFCERHARAASADFARACVNYVTSNLPEVARHTISHRDFMRRFVQCFEEHFEHDFHRRRTQSKTGNGSATLPEESDYSEDTDSPKTNHKPFFRRLSFKGLRKGKVIHAFFHKQHSDEVELSDRRASKTKLAKIVVECRKEGTVNYLSPENLDQPSGSQKWEKCKLVLVKTVGGYMLEFYSPPKSQKPRSGVFCFLITEARETTALEMPDHENTFVLKADNSMEYVIEARDTDDMRSWLATIRYCMRSTPTSQLPPGAQTDLNSSLSSSLSHGAGGPSLALTSGGLATDLNNLSLNQSATVQGGGGGGGAAVGAGTVTGTGAPASTVTSNVTGTGTGGGAGAGTGTGTGTTMGVSVTGTTAHPGGVNAPELPPRRPDDRISSSSNFELTENDLEQAQEIDTDLTSMMREYPWFHGTLPRSDAAQLVLRDGTSSHGVFLVRQSETRKGEFVLTFNFQGKAKHLRMTLNDLGQCRVQHLWFPSITEMLEHFRQHPIPLESGGTADVTLTGYVLIPTQQQHQLHQQQQQQQHHHHQQPHHIHSQHQTGQANSNNYSTTLIGSSSGGAGAGQAGGGPGANASSGGTPTSSSVGTGAAGNAAQTSPRHVRYTFH